A part of Bacteroidia bacterium genomic DNA contains:
- the lysA gene encoding diaminopimelate decarboxylase, whose product MSASEQSQELALIDGRYKIQGLDLLDICQEFGSPLYVYDAAVIRRKYNSMVKAFEGLNCKIKYPVKALSNINILKLIKQLGGGLDTVSYQEVRLGLKAGFAPQDIIYTPNCVSFEEIKAAVKLGVVINIDNISILEQFGNEFGGTVPCAIRFNPHIFAGGNTKISVGHIDSKFGISVYQRRHVQRIVEAAGIRVSGLHVHTGSDILDARSYVQSAEIMFDLAHEFKDLDFLDFGSGFKVGYKEGDIITDIEEIGEKLRTAYAAFTKEYGKEVEVWFEPGKYMVSESGFFLMRTNVIKPTPSTVFVGMDSGLNHFIRPMMYGSHHELFNVSNPEGILRIYTIVGYICETDTFAWDRKLNEVREGDILCLRNAGAYGFTMSSNYNSRYRPAEVLIIDGEAKLIRKRESFDDIMRNQVELEF is encoded by the coding sequence ATGTCCGCTTCAGAACAGTCTCAGGAGTTAGCGTTGATAGACGGGCGCTACAAAATTCAGGGGTTAGACCTGCTGGATATCTGCCAGGAGTTTGGCTCTCCATTGTATGTATATGATGCCGCAGTCATTCGCCGAAAATACAATAGTATGGTCAAGGCGTTTGAAGGGTTAAACTGCAAAATCAAATACCCTGTCAAGGCATTAAGCAATATCAATATCCTGAAGCTGATAAAACAGTTGGGTGGTGGCCTCGATACCGTCTCTTATCAGGAAGTTCGCCTGGGGCTTAAAGCTGGTTTTGCCCCTCAAGATATTATCTATACCCCCAATTGTGTTTCTTTTGAAGAGATTAAAGCTGCCGTAAAACTGGGGGTTGTCATTAATATTGATAATATCTCCATTCTTGAGCAGTTTGGTAATGAATTTGGCGGTACCGTTCCCTGCGCGATTCGCTTTAATCCGCATATTTTCGCCGGTGGAAATACCAAAATTTCCGTAGGTCATATTGACTCCAAATTTGGCATTTCTGTTTACCAGCGACGTCATGTACAGCGAATTGTGGAAGCCGCAGGTATCCGTGTTTCCGGACTTCATGTTCATACAGGATCTGATATTCTCGACGCCAGATCTTATGTGCAAAGTGCTGAGATCATGTTTGATCTTGCCCATGAGTTCAAAGATCTGGATTTCCTTGATTTTGGCAGTGGATTTAAAGTCGGGTATAAAGAGGGCGATATCATTACTGATATTGAAGAAATAGGCGAAAAGCTCCGCACAGCTTATGCTGCATTCACCAAAGAATACGGGAAAGAAGTAGAGGTTTGGTTTGAACCTGGTAAATATATGGTCAGCGAATCGGGCTTTTTTCTTATGCGTACGAATGTGATCAAACCAACGCCATCGACGGTTTTTGTAGGAATGGACTCCGGTCTCAATCATTTCATTCGCCCGATGATGTACGGCTCGCACCATGAGCTTTTTAATGTATCCAACCCGGAAGGCATTCTTCGGATTTATACCATCGTCGGATATATCTGCGAAACGGATACGTTTGCATGGGACCGCAAACTCAATGAAGTGCGCGAAGGGGATATTCTCTGTCTCCGAAATGCGGGTGCTTATGGATTTACCATGAGTTCTAACTACAATTCCCGTTACCGCCCGGCGGAAGTGCTGATCATCGACGGGGAAGCAAAACTCATCCGTAAGCGCGAATCCTTCGACGATATTATGCGCAATCAGGTCGAACTCGAATTCTGA
- a CDS encoding long-chain fatty acid--CoA ligase, which yields MMEVSRIFDLPAYQLEQYPRKDAFNRRVDNDWVPLSSGEMITQIHRFSKGLIAMGIEPGENIALICQNCPEWNMIDMAIMQVGAVCVPVYPTLSDREYQYVFDHAEIRLAIAGNETLYRRLAEMSASMKTLKDIFCVEQIAGEKHWTEILALGENIAQEEVEKRMKAIEPDTLATIIYTSGTTGIPKGVMLSHRNIISNIQSVIQLLPITHEHRVMSFLPMSHIFERMVVYTYIHLGCAVYYEEDLDRLMLSVQEVKPHFFATVPRLLEKIYESMLARGYELPVALRKLYFWAMNIGLRYQVDVDQGWRYAWRVAIARRFVFRRWQKALGGELIAIVTGAVALPPKLCKIFSAAGIAVREGYGQTESSPVISFNRFEPGGTLEGTVGMPIPGVEVKIAADGEICVRGPNVMLGYYKDPEATRQVIDADGWLQTGDVGKIVKGRFIRITDRIKELFKTSGGKYVAPQPIENRFRDSVYIDQIMVVGAEQKFAAALISPAFDTLKAWMAERGILAETKEEMVKNLAVKELFQGIADQYNTEFSQIEKVKKIELVTDSWAAESGELTQTQKLKRRVLLEKYREVIDHIYHSDV from the coding sequence ATGATGGAAGTCTCCAGAATATTTGATCTGCCTGCTTATCAGTTGGAGCAGTATCCCCGAAAAGATGCTTTCAATCGCCGGGTGGACAATGATTGGGTTCCCCTCTCCTCCGGGGAAATGATTACACAGATTCATCGTTTCAGCAAAGGGCTTATTGCTATGGGTATTGAGCCAGGCGAGAATATTGCACTCATTTGCCAAAACTGTCCCGAATGGAATATGATAGATATGGCGATCATGCAGGTAGGGGCTGTATGCGTACCTGTATATCCGACACTGAGTGACAGGGAATATCAGTATGTATTTGACCACGCAGAGATCAGACTTGCGATAGCGGGTAATGAAACCCTATACCGAAGGTTGGCGGAAATGTCTGCCTCCATGAAAACCCTGAAAGATATCTTTTGTGTAGAGCAGATAGCAGGCGAAAAACATTGGACGGAGATATTGGCGCTGGGTGAAAATATCGCACAGGAGGAAGTCGAAAAGCGAATGAAGGCGATTGAGCCAGATACACTGGCAACGATTATTTATACATCCGGCACGACTGGCATTCCCAAAGGCGTCATGTTGTCCCATCGAAATATCATCTCCAATATACAATCGGTCATCCAGCTTCTGCCTATTACCCATGAACACCGGGTAATGAGTTTTCTGCCCATGAGCCATATTTTTGAGCGAATGGTTGTTTACACCTATATACATCTGGGTTGTGCCGTGTATTATGAGGAAGATTTGGACAGACTCATGTTGTCAGTACAGGAGGTAAAGCCGCATTTTTTTGCTACAGTGCCCCGACTCCTTGAAAAAATCTACGAATCTATGCTGGCCAGAGGTTATGAACTTCCGGTAGCTTTGCGGAAACTGTATTTCTGGGCCATGAATATCGGCCTTCGGTATCAGGTGGATGTGGACCAGGGTTGGCGTTATGCCTGGCGAGTGGCCATTGCCAGGCGTTTTGTGTTTCGCCGCTGGCAAAAAGCTTTGGGTGGCGAACTGATCGCCATCGTTACAGGGGCGGTAGCCTTACCGCCCAAACTCTGCAAAATTTTTTCCGCCGCCGGCATCGCAGTCCGCGAAGGATACGGCCAGACAGAGTCTTCGCCTGTTATTTCATTTAACCGGTTTGAGCCGGGCGGTACACTCGAAGGAACCGTAGGTATGCCCATTCCCGGCGTAGAGGTGAAAATTGCCGCTGACGGGGAAATCTGTGTGCGAGGCCCCAATGTCATGCTCGGCTATTACAAAGATCCTGAAGCGACTCGTCAGGTGATTGACGCAGATGGATGGCTGCAAACCGGAGATGTGGGCAAAATTGTAAAAGGAAGGTTTATCCGCATTACAGACCGGATCAAAGAGCTTTTCAAAACTTCCGGCGGAAAATATGTTGCCCCTCAACCCATCGAAAACCGGTTTCGGGACTCAGTGTATATCGATCAGATTATGGTAGTAGGGGCTGAACAAAAATTTGCCGCTGCTTTAATCTCCCCTGCTTTTGATACGCTGAAGGCCTGGATGGCCGAACGGGGCATTCTGGCAGAAACCAAAGAGGAAATGGTGAAAAACCTGGCCGTGAAAGAACTCTTTCAGGGAATCGCCGACCAGTACAATACAGAGTTTAGCCAAATCGAAAAAGTCAAAAAAATTGAACTTGTCACGGATTCATGGGCTGCCGAATCAGGCGAATTAACCCAAACTCAAAAGCTGAAAAGAAGGGTACTGCTCGAAAAATACCGCGAGGTAATTGATCATATTTACCATTCCGACGTATAA
- a CDS encoding DUF434 domain-containing protein, translating to MPSKQKHRGQHGNDPDLFHPRNLPRLNEAVRDYSYLLTYNYPENGSLKLIGDRYRLTDRQRKAVLRAGCSDQSLAHRLTHAAVKEDVAGKKLAIDGYNLLITMESGLAGGIVLDCRDGCYRDIASVHGTYRKVDETHPALGMIGDFIKNLQPSGVVFYLDKPVSNSGRLRQMMEEISVEKGYGWEIWLVNNPDKEISEQKDVIAISSDSWVLDNSPLWYNLPKDILSEVSDLNILSLKGAPPFNLAQ from the coding sequence ATGCCTTCCAAGCAGAAACACCGTGGTCAGCACGGCAATGATCCTGATCTGTTTCATCCGCGCAATCTCCCCCGGCTCAATGAAGCGGTTCGCGATTATTCTTATCTGCTTACCTACAACTATCCGGAAAATGGTAGCCTCAAACTTATCGGAGATCGTTACCGGCTGACTGACCGGCAACGCAAAGCGGTACTCCGCGCGGGTTGCTCGGACCAATCGCTGGCTCATCGCCTCACCCATGCGGCAGTGAAGGAAGACGTAGCTGGAAAAAAACTCGCCATTGACGGATACAATCTGCTGATCACAATGGAAAGTGGCCTTGCAGGTGGGATCGTACTGGATTGCCGGGATGGATGTTACCGGGATATTGCCAGCGTGCACGGTACCTATCGCAAAGTGGATGAAACACATCCGGCACTGGGGATGATTGGTGATTTTATTAAAAATCTTCAGCCTTCGGGCGTTGTGTTTTACCTCGACAAACCTGTCTCCAATAGCGGTCGCCTGCGTCAGATGATGGAGGAAATTTCTGTAGAGAAAGGCTATGGTTGGGAAATCTGGCTGGTCAATAATCCGGATAAAGAAATTTCAGAACAAAAGGATGTAATCGCGATTTCTTCTGACAGCTGGGTACTTGACAATTCGCCGCTGTGGTATAATCTGCCTAAAGATATTCTTTCTGAAGTATCTGATTTGAATATTCTATCGCTCAAAGGCGCACCTCCGTTTAATCTGGCGCAATAG
- the accC gene encoding acetyl-CoA carboxylase biotin carboxylase subunit — protein sequence MPEIKKILVANRGEIALRIMRTAREMGIATVAVYSDADRNSPHVRFADESFRLGPPPSNQSYLLGDKIIEICLENKIDAIHPGYGFLSENAAFARKVAEAGIIFIGPGPDAMDLMGDKLSAKQAAKSYHVPLVPGLDEAITDVDLAQKIAGEIGFPVLIKASAGGGGKGMRIVNEAEEFVSQMDRAVSEAQSSFGNGAVFIEKYVGSPRHIEIQVLADSHGNVVYLFERECSVQRRHQKVVEEAPSAVLTPELRRKMGEAAVNVCKACHYVNAGTVEFLLDENLNFYFLEMNTRLQVEHPVSEMITGIDLVREQIRVAEGNPLPFSQEDLAINGHAIEIRVYAEDPTNNFLPDIGKLEVYRPPKGSGVRVDDGFDEGMDIPIYYDPMIAKLIVHDASREAAIRKMIRAIDEYEIVGIQTTLDFCRFVMEHEAFTSGHFDTHFVNQHFRPEYLTKTLTEEESIVAGLIADLAMNGSRSQQASQEAHPFTPVSTWRINRR from the coding sequence ATGCCTGAAATAAAAAAAATACTGGTAGCCAACCGGGGAGAAATAGCCCTTCGCATTATGCGAACTGCCCGTGAAATGGGCATTGCGACCGTTGCCGTTTACTCCGACGCAGACAGAAACTCTCCCCATGTGCGGTTTGCGGATGAGTCGTTTCGTCTGGGACCGCCGCCCTCCAATCAGTCCTATTTGCTGGGCGACAAGATCATAGAGATTTGTCTGGAAAATAAAATTGATGCGATTCACCCTGGTTATGGATTTCTTTCGGAGAATGCCGCTTTTGCGCGGAAAGTAGCGGAAGCAGGAATCATCTTCATAGGCCCGGGGCCCGATGCCATGGATTTGATGGGCGACAAGCTTTCTGCAAAGCAGGCAGCAAAATCTTACCATGTGCCCTTGGTGCCGGGATTGGATGAGGCGATTACCGATGTGGATCTGGCTCAAAAAATTGCAGGAGAGATTGGTTTTCCTGTATTGATCAAGGCTTCCGCCGGTGGCGGAGGGAAAGGGATGCGCATCGTCAATGAGGCGGAAGAGTTTGTCTCCCAGATGGACAGAGCCGTGAGCGAGGCCCAAAGTTCTTTTGGCAATGGGGCTGTTTTTATCGAAAAATATGTAGGCTCACCCCGGCATATCGAAATACAGGTACTCGCCGACAGCCACGGCAACGTGGTCTATCTGTTTGAGCGCGAATGTTCGGTTCAGCGTCGCCACCAAAAGGTGGTCGAAGAAGCGCCTTCGGCTGTCCTTACGCCGGAACTGCGGCGTAAAATGGGCGAAGCCGCTGTGAATGTCTGCAAGGCCTGTCATTACGTCAACGCCGGTACCGTCGAGTTTTTGCTCGACGAAAATCTCAATTTCTATTTCCTCGAAATGAATACCCGCCTTCAGGTCGAACACCCCGTGTCTGAAATGATCACAGGCATAGACCTCGTACGGGAACAGATTCGTGTTGCTGAAGGAAATCCTCTTCCTTTTTCCCAGGAAGATCTGGCAATCAACGGCCACGCTATCGAAATCAGGGTGTACGCGGAAGATCCTACCAATAATTTTCTTCCCGATATCGGCAAACTCGAAGTATATCGCCCGCCCAAAGGAAGTGGCGTGCGGGTAGATGATGGTTTTGATGAGGGAATGGACATTCCGATCTACTACGACCCGATGATCGCTAAACTTATTGTACATGATGCCTCCCGGGAAGCGGCGATTCGGAAGATGATACGGGCAATTGACGAATACGAAATTGTGGGTATCCAGACGACGCTGGACTTTTGCAGGTTTGTCATGGAGCATGAAGCGTTTACCTCCGGACATTTCGACACCCATTTTGTCAACCAGCATTTTCGCCCCGAATATCTGACCAAAACCTTAACGGAAGAAGAGTCCATTGTGGCAGGGCTGATTGCAGATCTGGCGATGAACGGAAGTCGCTCCCAACAGGCTTCTCAGGAGGCACATCCATTTACCCCTGTCAGCACCTGGCGGATCAACCGAAGATAA
- the gldG gene encoding gliding motility-associated ABC transporter substrate-binding protein GldG, with the protein MQKSLQKNIQLILVIALLVVVNLIASGYFYRFDLTKEKRYSLSDLTISTVESLDYPLIITVFMEGDFPPNIRKFQDAIRTTLLEMKLYAGGNLEFEFVDPAKNPELMQLFTQKGYRPVPIKVRVGPTETKEQYMWPLVVMRSRDREVYVDLLRGSSVMTPQGPNVDFLKAEADLEYKLTASIRNLQKERGGVIALLQGHGEIPVEQIPDLGREIQNSYNLYTYNLANVPEYEVSPSVDVLVILQPTKPFSERDKYEIDQYLIRGGSVLWIMDQELVDMDMYRKQATLTSLYDLNLDDLFMKYGLKLNYDLIQDLEAESTEVFQPGESGGTFLSKKWVFSPLVFNFPEHPISRNVDAVLLRYASSIDTFSQPGLENHVFLHTSPRSRTIQGRQFIDVNEYIQTPPPENLFSQGRKIAGVVAEGIFQSLFTGRKAPVDSLAPNPPAARFGSANNPSAPGKMAIISDGEFAQGKLYRGERGSLPYDNKILLMNAIDYLAGDEALNQIRSKEVVVRQLSKEKARNFAGWIRVMNIGFPVLLVVLFGLGRFWFRRWKNEKRNA; encoded by the coding sequence ATGCAGAAAAGTCTTCAGAAAAATATTCAGTTAATCCTCGTCATTGCCCTTTTGGTAGTGGTGAATCTGATCGCCTCCGGGTATTTCTACAGGTTTGACCTTACCAAAGAAAAGCGATACTCACTCTCTGATCTGACTATCTCGACCGTAGAAAGTCTTGACTATCCTCTGATCATCACTGTATTTATGGAGGGTGATTTTCCGCCCAATATCCGGAAGTTTCAAGACGCGATCCGCACGACTTTACTGGAAATGAAACTTTACGCTGGGGGTAATCTGGAGTTTGAATTTGTGGATCCGGCCAAAAACCCGGAACTGATGCAACTTTTCACCCAAAAAGGATATCGCCCGGTACCGATAAAAGTCAGAGTCGGCCCTACCGAAACCAAAGAGCAGTATATGTGGCCGCTTGTAGTCATGCGCAGCCGCGACCGGGAAGTGTATGTGGACTTGCTCCGGGGATCAAGTGTCATGACACCTCAGGGGCCTAATGTGGACTTCCTGAAGGCAGAAGCGGACCTGGAGTACAAGCTTACAGCTTCTATTCGCAATCTGCAAAAAGAGCGGGGTGGAGTGATTGCTTTGCTTCAGGGACATGGAGAAATCCCCGTGGAACAAATCCCCGACCTGGGTCGTGAAATACAAAATTCGTACAACCTGTACACCTACAATCTGGCCAACGTGCCGGAATATGAAGTAAGCCCGTCTGTAGATGTGCTGGTCATTCTTCAACCCACAAAACCCTTCTCTGAAAGAGATAAATACGAAATCGATCAGTATCTGATCCGCGGGGGAAGTGTACTTTGGATCATGGACCAGGAATTGGTGGACATGGATATGTACCGCAAGCAGGCCACCCTTACCTCTCTGTACGATCTCAATCTCGATGACCTGTTTATGAAGTATGGGCTGAAGCTCAATTATGACCTGATTCAGGATCTCGAAGCGGAAAGTACCGAGGTTTTTCAGCCTGGCGAATCAGGCGGAACTTTTCTTTCAAAAAAGTGGGTATTTTCCCCGCTGGTATTCAATTTCCCCGAACACCCGATCAGCCGGAATGTGGATGCCGTATTGTTGCGATATGCTTCCAGTATTGATACCTTTTCCCAGCCAGGACTGGAAAATCATGTATTTCTCCATACTTCTCCCCGCAGTCGTACGATACAGGGAAGGCAGTTTATCGATGTCAATGAATATATACAGACCCCACCGCCGGAAAACCTCTTTAGTCAGGGAAGGAAAATCGCAGGGGTAGTGGCTGAAGGCATTTTTCAGTCTTTATTTACCGGTCGCAAAGCACCTGTGGATTCCCTCGCGCCCAATCCTCCGGCTGCGAGATTTGGAAGTGCCAATAACCCCTCAGCACCTGGAAAAATGGCGATTATTTCCGATGGAGAATTTGCTCAGGGAAAACTTTACAGGGGGGAAAGAGGTTCTCTTCCTTATGACAACAAAATCCTGCTTATGAATGCCATTGATTATCTTGCAGGCGATGAAGCGCTCAACCAGATTCGCTCGAAAGAAGTCGTGGTACGCCAGCTAAGTAAAGAGAAAGCTCGCAATTTTGCAGGATGGATCAGGGTAATGAATATCGGTTTTCCGGTTTTATTGGTCGTACTTTTTGGTCTGGGAAGATTTTGGTTCAGAAGATGGAAAAACGAAAAAAGGAATGCCTGA
- the gldF gene encoding gliding motility-associated ABC transporter permease subunit GldF — protein MTNIITIFRKEVATFFNSLIAYMVIAVFLVGTGLFFWVFEYNILETGFATMDSLFFIGPYLFLFLVPAITMRAFSEEIKTGTMEFLATKPLTDWQIILGKYLGAVFLVFFSLLPTLIYYFTVYWLGDPVGNLDSGATIGAYIGLFFLGCIFAGIGIFTSALTDNQIVAFVLGVFLCFFFYLAFDLIAGIKALNSINNFFLQLSINEHYQSISRGVIDSRDALYFLSFVVIALIGTKIAISMKRS, from the coding sequence ATGACAAATATCATCACAATATTCCGCAAAGAAGTTGCAACTTTTTTTAACTCGCTGATCGCTTATATGGTGATCGCGGTCTTTCTGGTCGGAACCGGGCTGTTTTTCTGGGTGTTTGAATACAATATTCTGGAGACTGGTTTTGCGACCATGGACTCGCTGTTTTTTATCGGGCCTTACCTGTTTTTATTTCTCGTTCCTGCCATCACGATGCGGGCATTTTCCGAAGAGATCAAAACCGGTACAATGGAGTTTCTTGCAACCAAACCCCTCACCGACTGGCAGATTATTTTAGGAAAATATCTGGGCGCGGTTTTCCTGGTTTTTTTCTCTCTGCTGCCCACATTGATTTACTATTTTACCGTTTACTGGCTGGGTGATCCGGTGGGGAATCTCGACAGTGGGGCAACCATTGGGGCATATATCGGACTGTTTTTCCTGGGATGTATTTTTGCGGGAATTGGCATATTCACTTCTGCTTTGACCGACAACCAGATTGTCGCATTTGTTCTTGGGGTATTTTTATGTTTTTTCTTTTATCTCGCCTTTGACCTGATTGCCGGGATAAAAGCATTAAACAGTATTAATAATTTTTTCCTCCAACTAAGCATAAATGAACATTACCAGAGCATCAGCCGCGGAGTGATTGACAGTCGCGATGCTTTGTATTTTTTGAGTTTTGTGGTAATTGCCCTGATCGGGACAAAGATTGCCATCAGCATGAAAAGGAGTTAA
- a CDS encoding DUF3667 domain-containing protein: METTEIQTEKVLHICKNCENEFSGQYCNECGQHVEGNEPPSVSGILLYHFYHFLHNFQEFMFTSWQLLIRPGTVLLEYRAGKHKKYYNPLNYFLVVGSVFLFMTVNFSPGSAEAAMKNQMGMYGQQPVEELSPEAYEALDEAAKKQYDKQKAVLSAQMKYIAWTQQHFNLVMLITAPFFALGIYLAFRKSGYTFGEQLLFTFHLYGFSTLISLPTVPFANPMDMSQPIKYFTLPVFVLYFAWAFKDLYKISIFKGIWKILLSYFLYMIIFMIVVLILSIVGGIGYALISKAMA; this comes from the coding sequence ATGGAAACGACTGAAATACAGACAGAGAAAGTTCTGCACATTTGCAAAAACTGTGAAAATGAATTTTCCGGCCAATATTGCAACGAGTGTGGCCAACACGTAGAGGGAAATGAGCCGCCGAGCGTATCCGGAATCCTGCTTTACCACTTTTACCATTTTCTCCACAATTTTCAGGAGTTTATGTTTACTTCCTGGCAGTTGCTTATTCGTCCGGGTACAGTGCTGCTCGAATACCGGGCCGGTAAACACAAAAAATACTACAACCCCCTCAATTACTTTCTGGTCGTTGGCTCTGTGTTTCTGTTTATGACTGTCAATTTTTCGCCCGGCTCCGCTGAGGCTGCGATGAAAAATCAGATGGGAATGTACGGTCAGCAACCGGTGGAAGAGCTTTCTCCTGAAGCTTATGAAGCACTCGATGAAGCTGCAAAAAAGCAGTATGACAAGCAGAAAGCCGTTCTCTCCGCACAAATGAAATATATAGCATGGACACAGCAGCATTTTAACCTCGTCATGCTGATTACTGCTCCGTTTTTTGCCCTGGGCATTTACCTGGCTTTCAGGAAATCAGGTTATACTTTTGGTGAACAACTTTTATTTACCTTTCATTTGTACGGCTTCTCAACTTTAATCTCTTTACCCACCGTTCCATTCGCCAACCCGATGGATATGAGCCAGCCTATCAAATATTTCACCCTGCCGGTATTTGTCTTGTACTTTGCCTGGGCTTTTAAGGATTTGTATAAAATTTCAATTTTTAAGGGTATCTGGAAAATTCTCTTAAGTTATTTTTTGTACATGATTATTTTCATGATAGTTGTATTGATTCTTTCCATCGTTGGGGGAATCGGTTATGCCCTGATTTCCAAAGCTATGGCATAA
- a CDS encoding alpha/beta hydrolase encodes MIYFAAGHLYAQQGNVSVSSPAEGVFTLSTSSPEFSAQMTGIVDLGGKTILYNPHFFPDYISSLVDSLTGEGLSPVRYVVFSDGRSVPPSEVSTFAASAEVIADLPPDIAGNLHSHIAFDKTLILSGTRREVKILWLKNGPINSKLVIILPEEGLVLGEWPVSDIPETAENLQTADGLLHYTVQGNLRGLPIVLLSGGPGYSGTYLQPVAEKLAHNDRIILPDLRGTGQSQPEVYSPETINLATICADLDTLRESLGLKEWVVYGHAFGGMLAMEYAARYPESVKALVLSNSGGIDLEFMESFGDNYEMRITQTDRDSLWFWENDFRKAKNPDLAWRNHFRLEQIPYLYDRRQIDRLMRYFPVGSFSEKTSDLLWLDLETNYYPAEALRNFRKPVLVIGGRQDPIGAGTAYKIRENLPDSRLIFLERCGHYPWIEQPEEYFYRISQFLNEVEK; translated from the coding sequence ATGATATATTTCGCAGCAGGGCATCTGTATGCCCAACAGGGAAATGTTTCGGTTTCCTCCCCGGCGGAAGGCGTGTTTACCCTTTCCACCTCTTCTCCGGAGTTTTCGGCACAAATGACAGGCATCGTTGACCTCGGAGGGAAAACCATTCTATACAACCCGCATTTTTTCCCGGACTACATCTCCAGCCTGGTCGACTCACTGACCGGGGAAGGGCTGAGTCCTGTGCGTTATGTGGTCTTCAGTGATGGAAGATCTGTCCCTCCCAGCGAAGTTTCCACATTTGCTGCAAGTGCCGAGGTTATTGCGGACCTGCCGCCCGATATAGCAGGAAATCTTCATTCCCATATTGCTTTTGACAAGACACTGATTCTGTCGGGAACCCGTCGCGAGGTAAAAATCCTGTGGTTGAAAAACGGACCCATCAACAGTAAACTGGTTATTATACTCCCTGAAGAAGGGCTGGTTTTGGGAGAATGGCCGGTCAGCGATATTCCGGAAACAGCAGAAAATCTCCAGACCGCCGACGGCTTGCTTCATTATACGGTTCAGGGCAATCTGCGCGGCCTGCCCATTGTACTGCTAAGCGGAGGCCCGGGGTATTCCGGCACTTATCTGCAACCTGTGGCAGAAAAGCTCGCGCACAACGACCGCATCATTCTGCCTGACCTGCGGGGCACGGGACAGTCGCAGCCGGAGGTTTATTCTCCGGAAACTATCAATCTCGCCACTATCTGTGCAGATCTCGATACACTCAGAGAAAGTCTCGGATTGAAAGAATGGGTCGTTTATGGCCACGCCTTCGGCGGTATGCTGGCGATGGAATACGCAGCGCGTTATCCTGAAAGCGTAAAAGCCCTTGTCCTTTCCAATTCGGGCGGGATAGATCTGGAGTTTATGGAGTCATTCGGAGACAATTATGAAATGCGGATCACCCAGACTGACAGAGACTCGCTCTGGTTTTGGGAGAATGATTTCCGAAAAGCCAAAAACCCCGATCTCGCCTGGCGCAATCATTTCCGGCTGGAGCAGATACCCTACCTGTATGACAGACGGCAGATCGACCGGCTGATGCGATATTTCCCTGTGGGAAGTTTTTCCGAAAAAACCAGTGACCTGCTCTGGCTTGACCTCGAAACAAACTACTATCCAGCCGAAGCTTTGCGAAATTTCCGGAAACCCGTGCTTGTCATCGGAGGCAGGCAGGACCCCATCGGAGCTGGGACTGCATATAAGATCAGGGAAAACCTACCCGATTCCCGGCTCATTTTTCTTGAGCGGTGTGGCCATTATCCGTGGATCGAGCAGCCGGAGGAGTATTTCTACCGCATTTCACAGTTTCTCAATGAAGTGGAGAAGTGA
- a CDS encoding DinB family protein, producing MKDLILNEIRRRLFDEGIPRAKKCLNLLTEEEIWYRPNENSNAMGNLILHLNGNVRQWIISALGGESDIRVRQSEFDARGNITRAELMAILENLEADLWPVLDNITEEKLVQTYQVQGYSETGIAILIHVVEHFSYHVGQMTYFVKAFKDLDTGYYKGQNLDAK from the coding sequence ATGAAAGATTTAATTCTTAATGAAATTAGGCGCCGATTATTTGATGAAGGGATTCCGCGTGCAAAAAAATGCCTGAATTTATTAACAGAAGAAGAAATCTGGTACCGGCCCAATGAAAATAGCAATGCTATGGGCAATCTGATATTGCACCTCAACGGGAATGTCCGCCAATGGATCATCAGTGCATTAGGCGGTGAGTCAGACATCAGAGTGCGCCAGTCAGAGTTTGACGCGAGAGGCAATATAACCCGGGCGGAGCTGATGGCGATACTGGAAAATCTGGAAGCCGACCTTTGGCCGGTGTTGGATAATATTACGGAGGAAAAATTGGTGCAGACCTATCAGGTACAGGGGTACTCAGAGACAGGGATTGCCATTTTGATCCACGTAGTGGAGCATTTTTCCTATCATGTAGGACAGATGACCTATTTTGTGAAAGCGTTTAAGGACCTCGATACCGGCTATTATAAAGGACAGAACCTGGATGCGAAATAA